Genomic DNA from Solanum pennellii chromosome 3, SPENNV200:
TATACTTCCATCTACTTAGATGGGAATTCAGGAAAATTAAGATTCTATTTCAGTTTTAACCATTCGACTGGGCATATATAATATGGACACAAATGTTGCAGTCACACTCATTGCCTTTGACATGAAATTCCTAGTACAGTTGAACACTTTGAAAGAAGTATATCTTTGTACTAAGTTCAGGAACATTAAGATACTATTTCAGTTTTTACCTATCAACTTGGACATATATAATATGGACACAAAGGTTGCTGTCACACTCATTGCCTTCGACTTGAAATACAATTGTACAGTTGAACATTTTGAAAACGTAGAACTCTACTAATTTCAGGAAAATTAAGATACTATTTCAGTTTTAACCTATCAACAGGGACATATATAATATGGATGCATAGGTTGCCATCACACTCATTGCCTTCGACTTGAAATATATTGTACAGTTGAGCATTTTGAAAAAGTATACCTTTGTACTAAGTTCAGGAAAATTAAGATACTATTTCATTTTAACCTATCAACAGGGACATATATAATACGGACACAAAGGTTGCCATCTCACTCATTGCCTTCGACTTGAAATATAATTGGACAGTTGAGCATTTTGATAAAGTATACCTTTGTACTAAATTCCCAACTGCTTTCAACATAGTAGTAGTAGGTGCCAATGTTTTTAAAACCTGTCACATAGCTGAACCATGACGCTAGGTGAAGTGCTATTTAACGTCTCACGTGTTTAGTTATTCCTTCAGTGCAGGCAGTAAGACACTCAGCTGTATGACTTAGTGACCAGACACACTATCTTATAGATCGCAGGACTTACAATATAGATAACTTTCTTATCAGACGGAAAAGTTACAATAAAAGTACTTCATAAAATGACATACTAATTTCTAAGAGAAGGTTGTGAATTACAAACTGTATACTTGATTTTTACATAtgaatttagatatttaaaatggttttttaaaaattattgacaTGGTTGTTGcttcatatatattttaccTAATTGCATTTTTTCCAATTTCATATTCCATATgtagtttatttgtatttctagtCATTTTTTGCATTACAGTATATTTCTTAAACGATTCTTTTTTAGTGCACCTTTCCATTTTGCAACCACTGACTAAAAATCCTGCAACCTATTTTTCCCACCAACACCAGATATTCACCTAGTCGAAATTTCCATTTGAAGTATCAAGGAGTTCTGTCTCTTCCTTCTTCCTTCAAGATTGGGGTGTTCCTTTCCTTCAAAATACACAGGAGAATACCCTTCCGTCTTTCCCCTCTCCCAAATGAAAATACATGGCAGAACTTTTCCCTTTGCCATTGTTATATGGAGACTGGTTGAGTATTTCTTTCACTGATTCTGGTTCTGGTGGACTAGTGCTAGTCAATGCAAGAATGTGATGCCACACATACCATGTCAAATCAGTAGTCttgttacaaaataaaaaaatagaaaaaagtggCTGATTAATTGGTGAGGTGAGATCTAGTGTTGCCCTCCAATTTTGTGACGTGTTTCTGATTTTCCCAGTGGAACTAGTATCTGAACTTCGGCCAATTTTTTCAGTTGTACCTTCTGTTTGTTTCTATAGTTTTTAAGCTGATAGACTTTATTATTGTAGTACTGATCATAATGTGTATTATGGCACAGGCTCTtaccaaaatattgaaagaaaagcTGTTAAATGAAGGGAGAAAGCCATATGTCATCCCTGTTGGTGGATCCAATTCTCTAGGAACCTGGTGAGGCTCATTTTGTTAACCACTTCTTGTTCTCTCTGCTGATAAACTCTAAACctacttctttttttcttcctaaTTTCCATTATTTTCGTTTGCACCTTGATATGTGTATTGGACTATTGGGTGCTTGAAGCATCAACATGTTGCCAAAAGTTCTCAATAATAACCTTCAGTTTCtgacattctcaaaaaaaaaaaaaaattaaccttcAGTTTCTGAGTTTAGAGTACCCTATACAGCCTCTGAACTCATTGTGTCTTGCCttaatttgaaatgaatatGTAGCCCATTCATTATTCATTGTGATTCCTTCAATAACGAATATTCTTTCCATCTCGTGGCCCCAAATTGAGCCGTAGAGTGCAGTCTTATCTGGTTACTTCTGGTGCAAACATTGGCTTGACTTATTTTATTCGCTCTTTTCTGCTGTTTTGTCTCTTACAATGACACTTATATTTGGATGCTGTTAATTTTAGAACTCCAGTGAGGCTCACCCTGAGTTCCAGGGATACTTAGAAGGGCCTGCTTGCTACCCTGAAATGGATGCCATGTAGAAAGTTTGAAGTATAATCAACCATTTCATGTTCTTACCTGCTGAAACCCTCTCCATGGGCCTCTTAATATTGAACAGTCAAATAACCTTATGGATTATTGCATTAGCATTTCAACCATTTCATGTTCTTCTTACTAGATGAAACCCTCTCCGTTGGCCTCTTAACATTGTACAGTCAAATAACTTTATGGATTATTGCATTAGCATTCTTCAGCCTTTTCTTTTGATCAGTAGTTGATATTTTTACCGCTTGACAATATCTCTGTTATTCCTTTTCAACACAAATGTGATGGCACTAGAGGAGCCAAGGATGACTTATTTTCTTGATTGATAGAGCTATCAGCTGTTCAGAAGCCAGTAACCTGGTCAAAATACATGCCTAGGGTTGTACCTTCTATATGCTGATGTTTAAAGCATCATTCATAGACTTATAAAATACATGATTAAGGAAAAAGATCCAACATGTCATCATTGGCATCATTAGTGGTATAACCAAGGGTTCACCCTATAATTTGTTAGGAAGTTCCTCAAAGGCCTATACCTTGTTAAAGCATATCGAATTAATAGTCTGATCATGACCCAACTGCCACCCCCTTGGCCGGATCTTGTACTGAGTTGCTCTGACCCTCGGTTGTTATCCTTAAGTAATGGAGAGTGATGTTATACATTGTGATTTACTGCTCACAGCTGAGCAAATTTTTGTTCTAAAATTTGCCCTACTTCAGGAAGGAATACAAAATTTGTGCCTTAGTTCACCGTTTTGCTAAGTGTACTATTTTCTCAGGGGCTATATTGAGGCCATTAGGGAATTGGAGCAACAACTTCAGCACTTGAGCATTGAACAGAAATTCGACGACATTGTTGTAGCTTGTGGCAGGTTTGCACCTCTTCTGCATAATTTTGTAATAGTATGTTATACATGAATTTGTTGCATTTCAAATTGTTCATGCTTAAAATTAAAAGCAAGATTTGCTAATAATATGGTTTAGAAGTTTGTCCCAAAATAAATTGGAATACACTATGAACATAGAGAATGATCGGGACTCGTACTTTTAATAAGGAACATCATATTCAATTTGACCCATGATATGCCTAATCTTTGCTTGACTTCTGTTAGGACAcatactctctctctctctccccttTGATACTTTTATCAGTGAGTGTCTCCCTGATGGCTGTTCTTTAATACATCAATGCATGTGTTGATCCTTTTGATAGGGTCTGACACCTTTTAGGGATTATTGATTTTTGTTGGTAGACAAATTAAGTAACCTTGTTGGGGGAGCTTTTGAGTTTTTCCCTGGACATTAGTTCCGTTACTTCTTCTTGGCGACGACCAACTTTTTAGTGCCTCCTAGTAACCTGTTTTCCTATCAAAGCATGTCATTtgagaatctctatctttaaaAATCAGATTgaattcaaaaatgtttttgttACATCTCTACATGCATCAGTTGAGCCTCTCCATGATAGGTGCTTTTGAAGGTTCAACAGAATCTTTGCACCCAAGAGTGTGGCTATTTTGTAAGCTTAAGATGTCTGTATCATCACATTTAAAATGGAATGTTCGTTCCAGTTTTCTTGGTGATGGAGGTAAGGCTTGAATTCTTGTTTGCCGCAGTAAAATCACCCAAGCTATggttctaataataataattaaaagaaagatCAAATTATGGTGGAGACAGAAATACTAGATGAATTCTTCTTATCCGCCTAAGCCTTGGCGGCAAGAGTTACTCGGTAACTTAGCTAGTGGGAGGTAGCAGATACCCAGTGGAATTTGCGAGAAGCCCCAAAACTGGCCCAGCCACCaccattattttaaaaaaaaggtctTCAACTGATTCTCCATGCAAACCATCTACTATGGTGCATTCTTATAGAACTGCTACTTATTAGTACATTTTATTGATTGAACCTGAAGACATTTGTTTTTTTGCATTGCTAGATGCCTCAGTTGTGTATCTCTAGTagaatatttgttattttatgtttgctCTTCTTCTGGAATGAGTAACGTCAACTTCctaaaaattatcttttgttGTGGCTGGAGTTACCTTATGGTGATAGTCAtgatttaattatctttcaCTGTTCGTTTGaacttatttatgttttggaaGTTTGATTGAAGTTACGTTTATGGTTTTACCGTGGTTACTGGTACTGTTCTTGTTTTTGACCGCTATTGTTACCGTGATGTTACACTTTGGATCTCTGTTTGCAAAGTTCTCATGAATAGAAGTGAATGAAGATTTACTAATTatagtccaaaaaaaaaattgtctatcAGTGTTTTAACTTCAGTTCTATGTCTCAATGGTTTCCAGTGGGGGTACGGTTGCTGGTTTGTCAATTGCATCCATGCTCAGTGGCTTGAAAGCAAAAGTAAACTGCTTGTCTTATTTGAAGTTGTTCCCATCTTCACGAAAAACAAATGTCACTAACAACTGGTTTTGATTTGTAGATTAATGCATTTTGTGTCTGCGACGATCCAGATTACTTTTATGAATATGTTCAAGGCCTACTTGACGGAATCACTGCTGGAGTTAACTCCCGTGATATTGTTAGCATCAAAACTGTAAGGACTTCATTGTTTTCTCTTATTCTTAAAGCATAACCGTTTTACATTCATCCATTTCATTGTGTAACTCCTTGTTGCTCAATAACTACTGATATGCTAATTCATGATAAAACAATGTGACATCAACTGTTGGTTGTAAGTCAtggatattttgttcttttctaaCTGTAAATGTTCTCTCTTCCCATGTTATACGTCTTACAGAGCTTATGATCTTTAACGTGAATGGCAATgctcaaactaaaaaaaaaacttgatttCTGTAAGACCTTCATGGTTGAAATCTTTGATGGATATTTTCCCTGTTAGTCATCGAAATCTTATCAGTAAGTCATTCATGTCCTGATCCATCTTCAAGAGGAAATTATGGAAGTAGTTCTGCATATGAAAAATTAGTTTAGTTCTCTAAGGAACCTCTTGGTATCAACTATTCTTGTCTTGGCACTTTGGTATTTTAACAGGCAAAAGGCCTTGGGTATGCTTTGAGCACCACTGATGAGCTTAAATTTGTGAAGCAAGTTGCTGAAACCACAGGTGTTATTCTTGACCCTGTCTACAGGTATGGCCAATTGTGCCTTCTCATTTTTTACGTCACGCCATTTCAGCCTTTCACGGACTGTCCACAGGATTTGCCTGTACTATGTAAAACTTGGTGCATTAAATGTCCTCCAATCTTAGAAACTGCCTGTTCTTAGGAACTATGTTGTTTGGACTCTACAAAAATGTTGCCGCGACCCttgtcggatcctccaaaaacTACAGAATTTTTGAGGATCTAACTCAGCATTTTAAAGTGTCCGACAAACATAACAAATGAATGTACCAAATCTCAAATGAGATTGGAGAATAATATATTCACTATAAAACCGGTAATAGTAAATCCTGggttatttataataaaaataaaataaaatagtggaATCCCTTTTTGctgttttttgtattttagatCTTAATGTTTTATTACAAAAGCATCTCCAACTCAGGTAACTTGAGATCTCAAAATACATAGACTAAAATCCCACCAGGAAAgggaaaataaagagaatgaaaagTTCATAATATCACTTACTAAGCATACATTATTAACATAAACTTATTCTTTGATTGAAGATTACTAAGCTATAGATAACGAATACAATTTTTTATGTGATTCTGAGACAAGGTTATTGACATTTGCTGTTGTAAACTTTTAGCTGTATGGAAGTCTGTTTTAGGTTTGCAAAAGTGATTCTTTAAGTGGAGAAATGTCTTGAGACTGACTAGGTTCCAAGAGAAGTAAAGGTCTTCAGTCTTTTGATCTACAACTGTTTTGGAGTTTTTCAACATCTAGACTAGAAAACCAACCCTTACACTTGAACTTTTACCAAACTActtgtgaaattaggtcttaggcctaactacaccccaaaagctagctccaAAGGGAGGAGAATtatccaagccttataaggagtacccatctcattaacccctaatgtgagacttttgtcattctttaataccCCACCTCaagcccagtgcttagcatctagTGCGTGGACAATTTTATTTTGGGGGCCCCAACATTGAATGAGATGAgtcttgctctgataccatgtgaaattagatagggtggactccttataagctTTTAGATGAGACGGTCACACACTTCAACAATCAACATAGTGTTTGAGCAGGCAATCAAATCTCATTGCGCTCatatcaaaaagatttttcaCGTGTTTGGTCCATGAAAAAGAATCAGGGCCTGCACGTTAGGGGCGTGTTGAGAATGCAGTTAACTAATAAAGACGAGATGGTCACACTACTCATATTGAGGATACTTTATTGACACATTCTTGTGTTTGTTAATTCTCACAGTGGTAAAGCAGCTTATGGAATGATGAAAGACATGGGCGAGAATCCAACAAAGTGGGAGGGAAGAAAGATTCTGTTCATACACACAGGTGGGCTACTAGGTTTGTATGACAAAGCTGATGAAATAGGATCACTAATGGGCAAATGGCGCAAAATGGATATCAATGAATCTATCCCTAGACAAGATGGCATCGGCAAAATGTTCTGAAATTGACGAAAAAGGTGATACCAATTGTGCTGTCATTTATCAACGTGTACACCATTAAAATTTGAACTCCAGCATTTCTTAGAGCAGTTGAGTTATGGATGTATGGTTTCTTCTTGCTATCACCAAGGGACAGCCTTTAGTGACATCTTGGGTTGGGTATTGGGTGAGGTTTCTCCCTTGACTGTTTAAATAATGATAGTTCATGTGTCAAACTTGTGTTCACCTCGATTATCTCAATGTATGCTTATTGCTATTATCACTAGCACAGTAAATGTAACTCCGTCTACCAAAAATTAGGACGATGGAATACAATCCTccataactttttcttttcttttcttttccctgGACCTTGATTTCCTTTCGTTCACCACATTAGGTGCTTCTCCCATATATTTTACTTGAATAATTGGAGTGTATGGTAGAGGGCCCATTACTAGCAATGAGGCGTTAAACTGTGCTATCTAGTATCTAGTACTAGTACTAGTAAATAAAAACACAAACCGATCCACCATATTATCACGCCACATGAAGCCAAAAATGTGACACAAAGGACTAATGAAAATGATGGTCCAGCCGTGTCTATAGAACCTCCACTAGGGCCAAAACATCTACTACTTAGAAGGAATTTACATTCACATTTACTCCCTATGTCTAACAATATTCATTTATTATTGTGTGTGCATACTTCTTAAGAAACTATTTAAGAAACTATAGAAGTAATTATActatatcattctttgaatataataaagaaaaattacttaaatacacTCCTTTACTTATCTTAATAGCCATTTATCCCtacttattataaaattttcaaaaatcccttatttcccccaattaataaaatatgtaagaTACATATAGATTTCCCACCTTTTTTTTCAGCCAATTACCAAGTTTTactttacaaaataaaatcctATTTTCAGGCTACCCACTTCCCCATTAATAGCCCCATTAAAAGTtaccatatttaattttattcctAAAATATTTCCCCACGTTTAGGAGCAAAATTTTCTATCAATTTGAATTTCAGTAGGAGTAATGCAGCAAATTTATTCTATCAATTTGATTTTCTGTAGGATTCTCCCTCAAGTATTtaaatttctaagtttttaaaaggtaagaattttagtctccatttttctcttcttgGTGTGCTTTTACCGATAATATGGAACAGGGTCAATCTAGAGATGGTGATTCTAATACTAATGCTAAACGTGTGTATGATTCTGATGATGAAATGTGGGCTGAGAACAGATCAAAGAGATTGCATGACCCATTAGCGATGAAGAACAAGAATGTACTCGAGCCAAAGAAAAAGCTTGAAGAAATCCCTAAAAAAAGGCGAAGAAAAGTTACACATGTTGTTTCCCGACCCACACTTCCTAAGGTATGTGTTTAAAATTGgtaattttgtgttttgttgatAAAACCCTAATTTTAAATTGTTGCATGTGTTTGTAAAATCGAATTAAAAGTCATTTAACAATGAAGAGAGATtcactaatttcaaattaagTATAACCATCATGTATTGTACAGTATTAAGGTGTATCAGATGCAATAGGTGTATCACTAATTTTGAGCTTTGTATTAGTAAAATCATGTGTTGTACAGTATTAAGGTGTATCAGATGCATAAGGTATATCaataattttgtgttttgtaTTAGTAAAAGCATCATGTGTTCTACAGTTTTAAGGTGTATCATATGCTTAAGGTGTATCActaattttgtgttttgtaTTAGTAAAAGCATCATGTGTTGTACAGTTTTAAGGTGTATCAGATGCATAAGGTGTATCaataattttgtgttttgtaTTAGTAAAAGCATCATGTGTTGTACAGTTTTAAGGTGTATCAGATACATAAGGTGTATcactaattttgtgtttttttatcaGTAAAAGCATCATGTCTTGtacaatttttatttgtcaGTGTATaagatgtatcatatacatctGATAACTCCAGTGTCTTActcatatatatgattggttTTTGTGAATAAATCTGAAtatgatgtatcatatacattcatataattcAAGCGTCTTATACATATATGTAATTGGTATACGTGAATGAAATTCATGTACAATATATTTGTTACTTACTTATGTATCATATGCATTTTCACGACGTGTTTAATATGATGTCATTACAATATCGTCATGTATTTACTGAATTTACACATTATCTTAAATATATCCCTCTACATTACAACAAATGTTTGATATTAGACAAgtacaattttatatttgttttttgtatAAACAGGGcatgaattatgttataaaaaaaataccagCACATCCATTGAGGTTTGGAGCGAcgttcaattttgattttgtgaataAAATCAAATTGTCAATAAAGGATGAATGCGTTGAAATGTTCAAGAAAACAATTTTTGGACCATATTTGGACATTCCAAAATGTAATTTCCAGGGTCAGATTACTaagtgtttgttgttgttggagGTGCAACATGAAAACAAAGATGTATTGCATGTTCGTCATGCTAATGGGAATGTATtggtgtttggtatgaaggaattTGCCATTGTAACTGGCCTTAAATGCAAAGGAAACGTTAAGGATTTTTCATATCCTAATTCCACTCCGAGCTggttattacaaaaatatttccctGATTGTCATACAGGTATAACCAAGAGTCGCTTGATACAGCGTTTTGCAATGGGTAATTGGGAGACCACACAAGGAATCCGTGGAAATGGCAATATTATACTTCATCAATACTTTCCTGTTATGCCATCTTGGTGAGACCTACATACGTATAGAAGAATTTCTAATGGTCGAAGATGGTAGGTATGAGCTGTATCCTTGGGGTCAGATTGCATTCAATAAGCTATAGGTCTCACCAAGATGGCATAACAGGAAAGTATTGATGAAGTATAATATTGCCATTTCCACGGATTCCTTGTGTGGTCTCCCAATTACCCATTGCAAAACGCTGTATCAAGCGACTCTTGGTTATACCTGTATGACAATCagggaaatatttttgtaataaccAGCTCGGAGTGGAATTAGGATATGAAAAATCCTTAACGTTTCCTTTGCATTTAAGGCCAGTTACAATGGCAaattccttcataccaaacaccaATACATTCCCATTAGCATGACGAACATGCAATACATCTTTGTTTTCATGTTGCACctccaacaacaacaaacacttAGTAATCTGACCCTGGAAATTACATTTTGGAATGTCCAAATATGGTCCAAAAATTGTTTTCTTGAACATTTCAACGCATTCATCCTTTATTGACAATTTGATTTtattcacaaaatcaaaattgaacgTCGCTCCAAACCTCAATGGATGTGctggtattttttttataacataattcatgCCCTGTTTatacaaaaaacaaatataaaattgtacTTGTCTAATATCAAACATTTGTTGTAATGTAGAGGGATATATTTAAGATAATGTGTAAATTCAGTAAATACATGACGATATTGTAATGACATCATATTAAACACGTCGTGAAAATGCATATGATACATAAGTAAGTAACAAATATATTGTACATGAATTTCATTCACGTATACCAATTACATATATGTATAAGACGCTTgaattatatgaatgtatatgatacatcataTTCAGATTTATTCACAAAaaccaatcatatatatgagTAAGACACTGGAGTTATCagatgtatatgatacatcttATACACtgacaaataaaaattgtaCAAGACATGATGCTTTTACtgataaaaaaacacaaaattagtgATACACCTTATGTATCTGATACACCTTAAAACTGTACAACACATGATGCTTTTACTAAtacaaaacacaaaattattGATACACCTTATGCATCTGATACACCTTAAAACTGTACAACACATGATGCTTTTACTAAtacaaaacacaaaattagTGATACACCTTAAGCATATGATACACCTTAAAACTGTAGAACACATGATGCTTTTACTAAtacaaaacacaaaattattGATATACCTTATGCATCTGATACACCTTAATACTGTACAACACATGATTTTACTAATACAAAGCTCAAAATTAGTGATACACCTATTGCATCTGATACACCTTAATACTGT
This window encodes:
- the LOC107014766 gene encoding putative D-cysteine desulfhydrase 1, mitochondrial yields the protein MLSCQWSSFTRVSVYPFPLQPAQLNKALNLKKQCCFTKSSMEDSSSQGHQSAFQFLTKKPYEPPPWASHLSPIPSHTFSLGHFPTPIHKWNLPNLPKNTEVWLKRDDISGMQLSGNKVRKLEFLLADAVAQGADCIVTIGGIQSNHCRATAVAAKYLNLDCYLILRTSKLLVDKDPGLTGNLLVDRLVGAHIDLVSKEEYAKVGGEALTKILKEKLLNEGRKPYVIPVGGSNSLGTWGYIEAIRELEQQLQHLSIEQKFDDIVVACGSGGTVAGLSIASMLSGLKAKINAFCVCDDPDYFYEYVQGLLDGITAGVNSRDIVSIKTAKGLGYALSTTDELKFVKQVAETTGVILDPVYSGKAAYGMMKDMGENPTKWEGRKILFIHTGGLLGLYDKADEIGSLMGKWRKMDINESIPRQDGIGKMF
- the LOC107013575 gene encoding uncharacterized protein LOC107013575 isoform X1, with translation MEQGQSRDGDSNTNAKRVYDSDDEMWAENRSKRLHDPLAMKNKNVLEPKKKLEEIPKKRRRKVTHVVSRPTLPKGMNYVIKKIPAHPLRFGATFNFDFVNKIKLSIKDECVEMFKKTIFGPYLDIPKCNFQGQITKCLLLLEVQHENKDVLHVRHANGNVLVFGMKEFAIVTGLKCKGNVKDFSYPNSTPSWLLQKYFPDCHTGITKSRLIQRFAMGNWETTQGIRGNGNIILHQYFPVMPSW
- the LOC107013575 gene encoding uncharacterized protein LOC107013575 isoform X2; protein product: MKNKNVLEPKKKLEEIPKKRRRKVTHVVSRPTLPKGMNYVIKKIPAHPLRFGATFNFDFVNKIKLSIKDECVEMFKKTIFGPYLDIPKCNFQGQITKCLLLLEVQHENKDVLHVRHANGNVLVFGMKEFAIVTGLKCKGNVKDFSYPNSTPSWLLQKYFPDCHTGITKSRLIQRFAMGNWETTQGIRGNGNIILHQYFPVMPSW
- the LOC107013577 gene encoding uncharacterized protein LOC107013577 isoform X1 — protein: MEQGQSRDGDSNTNAKRVYDSDDEMWAENRSKRLHDPLAMKNKNVLEPKKKLEEIPKKRRRKVTHVVSRPTLPKGMNYVIKKIPAHPLRFGATFNFDFVNKIKLSIKDECVEMFKKTIFGPYLDIPKCNFQGQITKCLLLLEVQHENKDVLHVRHANGNVLVFGMKEFAIVTGLKCKGNVKDFSYPNSTPSWLLQKYFPDCHTGITKSRLIQRFAMGNWETTQGIRGNGNIILHQYFPVMPSW
- the LOC107013577 gene encoding uncharacterized protein LOC107013577 isoform X2 is translated as MKNKNVLEPKKKLEEIPKKRRRKVTHVVSRPTLPKGMNYVIKKIPAHPLRFGATFNFDFVNKIKLSIKDECVEMFKKTIFGPYLDIPKCNFQGQITKCLLLLEVQHENKDVLHVRHANGNVLVFGMKEFAIVTGLKCKGNVKDFSYPNSTPSWLLQKYFPDCHTGITKSRLIQRFAMGNWETTQGIRGNGNIILHQYFPVMPSW